The following are from one region of the Paramagnetospirillum magnetotacticum MS-1 genome:
- a CDS encoding glycosyltransferase family 39 protein has product MQGHRFLTGAARRPYRLTVLALTGLAVLLLVYPLVRMFWDFEIDNTEGWNAFLQLRAIAGLPIYDTGSPYFFNNYPPLSFYLVGALSKLVGDVNLAGRLVSFAATLSLCGSVAAIVRSSGGSRLDSLFAATTCALFFACLLTDHIGKNNPQMLAHALVTGGFAVHLREGPAVRRAALSALLFAAGILVKHSLVPLLLVVSFDVLRRGPHPARIAFFGTGTAIAALAGGLLWWLAGPVFFQQLLASRIWDITRAFLFTVEIMGQFQAPLALVGLGLVVARRTRPAALVLAYLLLSLAVGAFFLGGSGTDLNVFFDVFIALSIGAGLLIHLAPFPRLLPVLALTVNAGVMFYAPAALGRMGVELLGELAGRQTMFHDDVAYLRAIEGKALCQSHLLCLRAGKPAFYDPINMLQAMAMGRLPADTLTGMLRRHEIAVVELVDPPKHMEDDNPGALVPPARWQDFQDEVFPVLLQEYELDRVSLSGRFYRPKKGS; this is encoded by the coding sequence TTGCAAGGACACAGATTTCTGACGGGTGCCGCGCGGCGGCCCTACCGGCTGACCGTTTTGGCCCTGACGGGCCTGGCGGTGCTATTGCTCGTCTATCCCCTGGTCCGCATGTTCTGGGATTTCGAGATCGACAATACCGAGGGCTGGAATGCCTTCCTGCAATTGCGCGCCATTGCTGGACTGCCCATCTACGACACCGGTTCGCCCTATTTCTTCAATAACTATCCGCCGCTTTCCTTCTATCTGGTCGGCGCGCTGTCCAAGCTGGTGGGCGATGTCAATCTGGCGGGGCGCCTGGTGTCCTTTGCCGCCACCCTTTCCCTGTGCGGATCGGTCGCCGCCATCGTGCGGTCCAGTGGCGGCTCGCGTCTGGATTCCCTGTTTGCCGCCACCACTTGCGCCCTGTTTTTTGCCTGCCTGCTGACCGACCATATCGGCAAGAACAATCCCCAGATGCTGGCCCACGCCCTGGTGACCGGCGGCTTTGCCGTCCATCTCAGGGAGGGGCCCGCGGTCCGGCGGGCGGCGCTTTCCGCCCTGCTATTCGCCGCGGGCATTCTGGTCAAGCATAGTCTGGTTCCCCTGCTGCTGGTGGTGTCCTTCGATGTCCTGCGGCGCGGCCCCCATCCAGCGCGCATCGCCTTTTTCGGCACGGGAACCGCCATCGCCGCCCTGGCGGGCGGGTTGCTGTGGTGGCTGGCCGGGCCGGTCTTCTTCCAGCAATTGCTGGCGTCGCGCATCTGGGACATCACGCGGGCCTTCTTGTTCACGGTGGAGATCATGGGCCAGTTCCAGGCTCCGCTGGCGCTGGTGGGCCTCGGTCTGGTGGTGGCGCGGCGGACCCGCCCGGCAGCGCTGGTTCTGGCCTATCTGTTGCTGTCCCTGGCGGTCGGCGCCTTCTTCCTTGGCGGCTCGGGAACCGATCTCAACGTCTTCTTCGACGTGTTCATTGCCTTATCCATCGGAGCCGGGTTGCTGATCCATCTGGCCCCCTTTCCCCGGCTGTTGCCTGTCCTGGCCCTGACCGTCAATGCTGGCGTGATGTTCTATGCCCCCGCCGCGCTGGGCCGCATGGGCGTGGAATTGCTGGGCGAACTGGCGGGGCGCCAGACGATGTTCCATGACGACGTGGCCTATCTGCGCGCCATCGAAGGCAAGGCCCTGTGCCAGTCGCACCTGCTGTGTCTTAGGGCAGGCAAGCCCGCCTTCTACGACCCCATCAATATGCTCCAAGCCATGGCCATGGGCCGTCTGCCCGCCGATACGCTGACCGGCATGCTGCGCCGTCACGAGATCGCCGTGGTCGAACTGGTGGACCCGCCCAAGCATATGGAAGACGACAACCCCGGCGCCCTGGTCCCCCCCGCCCGCTGGCAGGATTTCCAAGACGAGGTCTTTCCGGTGCTGCTGCAGGAATACGAGTTGGACCGGGTCAGCCTGTCGGGCCGCTTCTACCGGCCGAAAAAGGGTAGCTGA
- the truA gene encoding tRNA pseudouridine(38-40) synthase TruA — protein MPRYRLLVEYDGTPFNGWQRQDKGLSVQGVLEQAVEKLTGSPCTINAAGRTDAGVHATGQVAHVDLPRDYPADTVRDALNYHMKPKPVAVVAAELVGDDFHARFSAVGRSYLYRIVNRRAPLALDQHRAWWVPVSLDAEAMAEGARRLLGHHDFTTFRASECQAKSPMKTLDVLDVTRVGEEIRIIAEARSFLHHQVRNMVGTLKLVGEGKWSPDDMARALAACDRTKGGPTAPAAGLCLTGVSYPFSAGRSGPTG, from the coding sequence ATGCCCCGCTATCGGCTTCTCGTCGAATATGACGGCACCCCCTTCAACGGCTGGCAGCGCCAGGACAAGGGCCTCTCGGTTCAGGGCGTGCTGGAACAGGCGGTAGAGAAGCTGACCGGCTCTCCTTGCACCATCAACGCGGCCGGGCGCACCGATGCCGGGGTGCACGCCACCGGGCAGGTGGCTCATGTGGATCTGCCCAGGGATTATCCCGCCGATACGGTGCGCGACGCGCTGAACTACCACATGAAGCCCAAGCCGGTGGCGGTGGTGGCCGCCGAACTGGTCGGCGACGACTTCCATGCCCGCTTCTCGGCGGTGGGGCGCAGCTATCTCTACCGCATCGTCAACCGCCGCGCGCCTTTGGCCCTTGACCAGCACCGCGCCTGGTGGGTGCCGGTATCGCTGGACGCCGAGGCCATGGCCGAAGGGGCGCGGCGGCTGCTGGGCCATCACGACTTCACCACCTTCCGCGCCTCGGAATGCCAGGCGAAAAGCCCCATGAAGACCCTGGACGTGCTGGACGTGACGCGCGTGGGCGAAGAGATTCGCATCATCGCCGAGGCGCGCTCCTTCCTGCACCATCAAGTGCGCAACATGGTCGGCACGCTGAAGCTGGTGGGCGAGGGAAAATGGAGCCCCGACGACATGGCCCGCGCGCTGGCGGCTTGCGACCGCACCAAGGGCGGCCCGACCGCCCCCGCCGCCGGGCTTTGCCTGACCGGAGTCAGCTACCCTTTTTCGGCCGGTAGAAGCGGCCCGACAGGCTGA
- the def gene encoding peptide deformylase, with product MAVLPILTAPDPVLKSKSKPVAAVDDRIRALLADMLETMYHAPGIGLAAPQIGVLERVIVMDIGRKEEDRAPIRMVNPEIIWASDEDNTYEEGCLSVPEHYSNVVRPASVKVRYLDETGAKQELLAEGLLATVVQHEMDHLDGVLFIDHLSSLKRNMILRKLLKARKEAE from the coding sequence ATGGCCGTGCTGCCCATCCTCACCGCGCCCGATCCGGTGCTCAAATCCAAGTCCAAGCCCGTCGCCGCCGTGGACGACCGCATCCGCGCCCTGCTGGCCGACATGCTGGAAACCATGTACCACGCGCCCGGTATCGGACTCGCCGCCCCGCAGATCGGGGTGCTGGAACGGGTGATCGTCATGGATATCGGCCGCAAGGAAGAGGACCGCGCCCCCATCCGCATGGTCAATCCCGAGATCATCTGGGCGTCGGACGAAGACAACACCTACGAGGAGGGTTGCCTGTCGGTGCCCGAGCATTATTCCAACGTGGTGCGTCCCGCCTCGGTCAAGGTCCGCTATCTCGACGAGACCGGCGCCAAACAGGAACTCCTCGCCGAGGGCCTGCTGGCCACCGTGGTCCAGCACGAGATGGACCATCTGGACGGCGTTCTGTTCATCGACCACCTGTCGTCGCTCAAGCGCAACATGATCCTGCGCAAGCTGCTCAAGGCCCGGAAGGAAGCGGAATGA
- a CDS encoding nucleoside deaminase has protein sequence MSAFMAQALAEAEAAGARGEVPVGAVVVQDGRIIARAGNRVEELGDPTAHAEMLAIRAATVLGDKRLEDCDLYVTLEPCPMCAAAISLARIRRLYFGAYDPKSGGVEHGSKVFDHATCHHRPEVYGGLEERRSAELLRVFFAERR, from the coding sequence ATGTCGGCCTTCATGGCCCAGGCTCTGGCCGAGGCCGAGGCGGCCGGCGCGCGGGGCGAAGTGCCGGTGGGCGCGGTGGTCGTCCAGGATGGCCGGATCATCGCGCGGGCGGGCAACCGGGTGGAGGAACTGGGCGATCCCACGGCGCATGCCGAGATGCTGGCCATCCGCGCCGCGACGGTGTTGGGCGACAAGCGGTTGGAGGATTGCGACCTCTACGTCACCTTGGAGCCTTGCCCCATGTGTGCGGCGGCCATTTCGCTGGCCCGTATCCGCCGCCTTTATTTCGGCGCCTATGACCCCAAGAGCGGCGGCGTGGAACACGGATCAAAAGTCTTCGACCATGCCACCTGCCACCATCGGCCCGAAGTCTATGGCGGGCTGGAGGAGCGCCGGAGCGCCGAACTGCTGCGGGTGTTCTTCGCAGAGCGGCGCTAA
- a CDS encoding pyruvate carboxylase has product MIPSAPGKPPFAKLLVANRGEIAIRICRAATELGLGTVAVYSTEDRFALHRFKADESYLIGKGSGPIEAYLSIEEMIRVGLEAGCDAVHPGYGFLSENPDFADAVRAAGMVFVGPSSDVMRLLGNKVAARALAEKAGVPVMPATGPLPADLAECKRLAAAVGYPLMLKASWGGGGRGMRVIEAENELEELLAVARREAKAAFGNDEVYLEKLVRRARHVEVQILGDSQGNLVHLYERDCSVQRRNQKVVERAPAPYLGGQQRLELCETAVRLARAAHYENAGTVEFLMDMETGSFYFIEVNPRVQVEHTVTEVVTGIDIVKAQIRIAGGAPIGAPGSDVPKQSDIPLNGHAIQCRITTEDPSNNFIPDYGRITAYRGAAGFGIRLDGGTAFSGALITRHYDSLLEKVTAWAPTPEEAISRMDRALREFRIRGVATNLTFLEAVIEHPKFVGCAYTTRFIDETPELFARQDRRDRATKVLSFVGDVMVNGNSDVAGLKRPLIGHRPDLPPVPVGEPPAGTKQLLDRLGADGLAKWMREQKRVLITDTTMRDAHQSLFATRMRSYDMLAAAPAYARLLPGLFSMECWGGATFDVAMRFLREDPWERLKALRAAMPNLLLQMLLRSANAVGYTNYPDNVVKQFVAQAAANGVDVFRVFDSLNWVGNMHVAMDAVRESGKVCEAAICYTGDIFDAARPKYDLKYYVSMARELEKAGAHILGIKDMAGLARPRAIAALVSALKQEVGLPIHFHTHDTSGLSAASVLAAVDAGVDAVDAAMDSLSGLTSQPPLGSICAALSGHERDPGLDQPTLNAISRYWEGVRALYAPFEADIRSGTAEVYLHEMPGGQYTNLRAQARSLGVEQHWDWVSQAYADVNKMFGDVVKVTPTSKVVGDMALMMVTSNLSPADVLDPDKEIAFPESVVSFFKGDLGQPTGGFPEALQKKVLGAAKPITVRPGAVLPPADLAALREEAEKKTGRKLSEAELASYLMYPKVFTDFAAHLRQYGDVERLPTEVFFWGMQPGQEISIDLEKGKSLIVRYLATAEAEEDGSRKVFFELNGQPRTVRVFDRKVAPARAARPKAEAGNADHVGAPMPGLVVSVAVHAGQIVEKGDLLVSIEAMKMETAVRAERAGTIASVAVTPGVQVEAKDLLVVMAG; this is encoded by the coding sequence ATGATTCCCTCCGCCCCTGGCAAGCCCCCTTTCGCCAAGCTTCTGGTCGCCAATCGCGGCGAGATCGCCATCCGCATCTGCCGCGCCGCCACCGAGCTGGGGCTGGGCACCGTGGCGGTCTATTCCACCGAGGACCGTTTTGCCCTGCACCGCTTCAAGGCCGATGAGAGCTATCTGATCGGCAAGGGAAGCGGGCCCATCGAGGCCTATTTGTCCATCGAGGAGATGATCCGGGTCGGTCTCGAGGCGGGCTGCGATGCCGTGCATCCGGGCTACGGCTTCCTGTCCGAGAATCCCGATTTCGCCGATGCGGTGCGCGCCGCGGGCATGGTCTTTGTCGGCCCCTCGTCGGACGTCATGCGTCTGCTGGGCAACAAGGTGGCTGCCCGCGCCCTGGCGGAGAAGGCCGGGGTGCCGGTGATGCCCGCCACCGGACCACTGCCCGCCGATCTGGCCGAGTGCAAGCGGCTGGCGGCTGCTGTGGGCTATCCCCTGATGCTCAAGGCCAGTTGGGGCGGTGGCGGGCGCGGCATGCGGGTGATCGAAGCCGAAAACGAGCTGGAGGAATTGCTGGCGGTGGCGCGGCGCGAAGCCAAGGCCGCTTTCGGCAATGACGAGGTCTATCTGGAAAAGCTGGTGCGCCGGGCGCGCCATGTGGAGGTGCAGATCCTGGGCGATTCCCAGGGCAATCTGGTTCATCTCTATGAACGCGACTGCTCGGTCCAGCGCCGCAATCAGAAGGTCGTCGAACGCGCGCCCGCCCCCTATCTCGGCGGCCAGCAGCGGCTTGAACTGTGCGAGACGGCGGTGCGTCTGGCCCGCGCGGCCCATTACGAGAATGCTGGCACCGTCGAATTCCTGATGGATATGGAGACCGGCTCCTTCTATTTCATCGAGGTCAATCCCCGCGTCCAGGTGGAGCACACGGTGACCGAGGTGGTCACCGGCATCGACATCGTCAAGGCGCAGATCAGGATCGCGGGCGGCGCGCCCATCGGCGCGCCCGGCTCCGACGTGCCCAAGCAGTCCGATATTCCGCTGAACGGCCACGCCATCCAGTGCCGCATCACCACCGAGGACCCGTCCAACAATTTCATTCCCGATTACGGTCGTATCACCGCCTATCGCGGCGCCGCCGGTTTCGGCATCCGCCTGGACGGCGGCACCGCATTCTCCGGCGCTCTGATCACGCGGCATTACGATTCCCTGCTGGAAAAGGTCACCGCCTGGGCCCCCACCCCGGAAGAGGCCATCTCGCGCATGGACCGTGCGCTGCGCGAATTCCGCATTCGGGGCGTGGCCACCAATCTCACCTTCCTGGAAGCGGTGATCGAGCATCCCAAATTCGTGGGCTGCGCCTATACCACCCGCTTCATCGACGAGACGCCGGAACTGTTCGCCCGCCAGGACCGCCGCGACCGCGCCACCAAGGTTCTGTCTTTCGTGGGCGACGTCATGGTCAACGGCAATTCGGATGTGGCCGGGCTGAAGCGTCCGCTCATCGGCCACCGGCCCGATCTACCGCCCGTCCCCGTGGGCGAACCGCCCGCAGGGACCAAGCAATTGCTGGATCGGCTCGGCGCGGATGGCCTGGCCAAGTGGATGCGCGAGCAAAAGCGGGTGCTGATCACCGACACCACCATGCGCGACGCCCACCAGTCGCTGTTCGCCACCCGCATGCGCAGCTACGACATGCTGGCGGCGGCACCGGCCTATGCCCGCCTGTTGCCCGGCCTGTTCTCCATGGAATGCTGGGGCGGCGCCACCTTCGACGTAGCCATGCGCTTTCTGAGAGAAGACCCCTGGGAGCGTCTGAAGGCTTTGCGCGCCGCCATGCCCAATCTGCTGCTGCAGATGCTGCTGCGTTCGGCCAATGCGGTGGGCTACACCAATTATCCCGACAATGTGGTCAAGCAGTTCGTGGCCCAGGCCGCCGCCAATGGCGTCGATGTCTTCCGGGTCTTCGACTCGCTCAACTGGGTCGGCAACATGCATGTGGCCATGGACGCGGTGAGGGAAAGCGGCAAGGTCTGCGAGGCGGCCATCTGCTATACCGGCGACATCTTCGATGCCGCCCGGCCCAAATACGATCTCAAATACTATGTCTCCATGGCGCGTGAGCTGGAGAAGGCGGGCGCCCATATCCTGGGGATCAAGGACATGGCGGGCCTCGCCCGTCCGCGCGCCATCGCCGCCCTGGTCAGCGCCTTGAAACAGGAAGTGGGTCTGCCCATCCATTTCCACACCCACGACACATCGGGCCTGTCGGCGGCCAGCGTGCTGGCGGCGGTGGATGCCGGGGTGGATGCGGTGGATGCGGCCATGGATTCCTTGAGTGGATTGACCAGTCAGCCGCCTTTGGGCTCCATCTGCGCCGCGCTTTCGGGCCATGAGCGCGATCCCGGCCTGGACCAGCCCACCCTGAACGCCATATCGCGTTACTGGGAAGGGGTCCGCGCCCTTTACGCCCCCTTCGAGGCCGATATCCGCTCGGGCACCGCCGAGGTCTATCTCCACGAAATGCCGGGCGGCCAGTACACCAATCTGCGCGCCCAGGCGCGGTCGCTGGGCGTCGAGCAGCACTGGGACTGGGTGTCACAGGCCTATGCCGACGTGAATAAGATGTTCGGCGACGTGGTCAAGGTGACGCCCACCAGCAAGGTGGTGGGCGACATGGCCCTGATGATGGTGACCAGCAATCTGTCGCCCGCCGACGTGCTTGATCCGGACAAGGAGATCGCCTTCCCCGAATCGGTGGTGTCGTTCTTCAAGGGTGATCTGGGCCAGCCCACCGGCGGCTTCCCCGAAGCGCTGCAAAAGAAGGTTTTGGGTGCGGCCAAGCCCATCACCGTGCGGCCCGGCGCGGTCCTGCCGCCCGCCGATCTGGCCGCCCTGCGCGAGGAGGCGGAGAAGAAGACCGGGCGCAAGCTGTCCGAAGCCGAACTGGCCTCCTATCTGATGTATCCCAAGGTGTTCACCGACTTCGCCGCCCATCTGCGGCAATATGGCGACGTCGAGCGGCTTCCCACCGAGGTGTTCTTCTGGGGCATGCAGCCGGGCCAGGAAATCAGCATCGACCTGGAAAAGGGCAAGAGCCTGATCGTGCGCTATCTGGCCACGGCGGAAGCCGAGGAAGACGGCTCGCGCAAGGTGTTCTTCGAACTGAACGGCCAACCGCGCACCGTGCGCGTCTTTGACCGCAAGGTGGCACCCGCCAGGGCGGCTAGGCCCAAGGCCGAAGCGGGCAATGCCGATCATGTGGGCGCGCCCATGCCCGGTCTGGTGGTTTCCGTCGCCGTCCATGCCGGACAGATAGTGGAAAAGGGCGACCTGCTGGTCTCCATCGAAGCCATGAAGATGGAAACGGCGGTCCGCGCCGAAAGGGCCGGAACCATCGCCTCGGTCGCCGTAACCCCAGGTGTCCAGGTTGAAGCAAAAGATCTACTGGTGGTTATGGCGGGATAA
- the fmt gene encoding methionyl-tRNA formyltransferase — MKLVFMGTPDFSVPILGSLIEAGHQVVCVYSQPPRPAGRGHKEQLTPVHAFAHERGIAVRTPKSLKSPEAQAEFAALDADIAVVAAYGLILPQAVLDAPRLGCLNVHASLLPRWRGAAPIQRAILAGDAETGITIMQMDAGLDTGAMLARESIVLAPDTTAPWLHDMLAAMGARMMAEVLGRLADDEVVTATPQPAEGVTYAHKLAKEEGLLDWRQSAVELDRKVRALNPWPGVWFEMAGERIKVWEAAVLPGSGQPGTVLDDQMTVACGKFALRPLKVQRAGKGVMTTGEMLRGHAIPKGTVLG, encoded by the coding sequence ATGAAACTGGTGTTCATGGGGACGCCGGACTTTTCGGTCCCCATTCTCGGCTCCCTGATCGAGGCCGGGCATCAGGTGGTTTGCGTCTATTCCCAGCCGCCGCGGCCCGCCGGGCGCGGCCACAAGGAACAATTGACCCCGGTCCATGCCTTCGCCCATGAGCGGGGCATTGCCGTGCGCACCCCGAAAAGCCTGAAATCGCCGGAGGCTCAAGCCGAGTTCGCCGCCCTGGATGCCGATATCGCCGTGGTCGCCGCCTATGGCCTGATCCTGCCCCAGGCGGTTCTCGACGCGCCGCGATTGGGCTGTCTCAACGTCCATGCCTCGCTGTTGCCGCGCTGGCGGGGCGCCGCTCCCATCCAGCGGGCCATCCTGGCCGGGGATGCCGAGACGGGAATCACCATCATGCAGATGGATGCCGGACTGGATACCGGCGCCATGCTGGCCCGTGAAAGCATCGTCCTGGCGCCCGATACCACGGCGCCCTGGCTGCACGACATGCTGGCCGCCATGGGGGCGCGCATGATGGCCGAGGTGCTGGGCAGGCTGGCGGACGACGAGGTTGTGACCGCCACGCCCCAGCCCGCCGAGGGCGTCACCTATGCCCACAAGCTGGCCAAGGAGGAGGGGCTGCTGGATTGGCGCCAATCCGCCGTGGAACTCGACCGCAAGGTCCGGGCGCTCAATCCCTGGCCCGGCGTATGGTTCGAAATGGCGGGCGAACGCATCAAGGTTTGGGAAGCGGCGGTCCTGCCCGGTTCGGGTCAGCCTGGCACCGTGCTTGACGATCAGATGACCGTGGCCTGCGGCAAGTTCGCGCTACGCCCGCTCAAGGTCCAGCGGGCGGGCAAGGGCGTCATGACCACTGGCGAAATGCTGCGCGGCCATGCCATCCCCAAGGGCACGGTGCTGGGCTGA
- a CDS encoding FCD domain-containing protein has translation MTEPIRPAKLADTIADHLEQLILEGSLKPGERLLAERELALRFDVSRPSLREALEKLEKRGLLKSGRGGATFVAPLLGEGFTEPLYSALASRPETTFDYLEFRRFVEGSAAYFAALRGTDVDRDLIRECFEKMEAAHGQDDSSDEADADADFHLAVYEASHNLVMLHIMRSLSDMLRKDVFYNRAKLYQRQGVRELLLEQHRAVYQTVMAGDPDAAKAAAEAHIDFTRDALMEISKADARLEVSLRRIARSDLVAAKR, from the coding sequence ATGACCGAACCCATACGCCCCGCCAAACTGGCGGACACCATCGCGGATCATCTGGAGCAATTGATCCTGGAGGGCAGCCTGAAGCCGGGCGAGCGCCTGCTGGCCGAGCGTGAGTTGGCGCTGCGCTTCGACGTGTCGCGCCCATCCTTGCGTGAGGCGTTGGAGAAGCTGGAGAAGCGGGGCCTGCTGAAGTCGGGCCGTGGCGGGGCCACCTTCGTCGCCCCTCTGCTGGGCGAGGGGTTCACCGAGCCTTTGTATTCCGCCCTGGCGTCCCGGCCCGAGACCACCTTCGACTATCTGGAATTCCGCCGTTTCGTCGAGGGTTCGGCCGCCTATTTCGCGGCGCTGCGCGGCACCGATGTGGACCGCGATCTGATCCGCGAATGCTTCGAGAAGATGGAGGCGGCCCACGGCCAAGACGATTCCAGCGACGAGGCCGATGCGGATGCCGATTTCCATCTGGCGGTCTACGAGGCGTCCCACAATCTGGTGATGCTGCACATCATGCGCTCGCTATCGGACATGCTGCGCAAGGACGTGTTTTATAACCGCGCCAAGCTGTATCAGCGTCAGGGCGTGCGCGAATTGCTGCTGGAACAGCACCGCGCCGTCTATCAGACGGTGATGGCCGGTGACCCCGATGCCGCCAAGGCCGCCGCCGAGGCTCATATCGACTTCACCCGCGACGCCCTGATGGAAATCTCCAAGGCCGATGCCAGGCTGGAAGTCAGCTTGCGCCGCATCGCGCGCAGCGATCTGGTTGCGGCCAAGCGCTGA